The Raphanus sativus cultivar WK10039 chromosome 2, ASM80110v3, whole genome shotgun sequence genome includes a region encoding these proteins:
- the LOC108840150 gene encoding protein ASYMMETRIC LEAVES 2: MASSSTNSPCAACKFLRRKCQPECVFAPYFPPDQPQKFANVHKVFGASNVTKLLNELHPSQREDAVNSLAYEADMRLRDPVYGCVGVISLLQHQLRQLQIDLSCAKSELSKYQSLGILAATHQSLGINLLAGANADGSTTATVRDHHYHHHQFFPREQMFGGLDVPAGNNYDGGILAIGQISQFQQPRAAAGDDGRRTVDPS, encoded by the coding sequence ATGGCATCTTCATCAACGAACTCACCATGCGCAGCCTGCAAATTCCTCCGTCGAAAATGCCAACCGGAGTGCGTATTCGCTCCATATTTCCCACCTGACCAACCACAAAAATTCGCAAACGTTCACAAAGTCTTTGGAGCAAGCAACGTCACAAAGCTCCTCAACGAGCTCCACCCTTCGCAACGTGAAGACGCAGTGAACTCTTTAGCTTATGAAGCCGACATGCGTCTCCGTGATCCGGTCTACGGCTGCGTGGGAGTCATCTCTCTCCTCCAACATCAGCTTCGCCAGCTTCAAATCGATCTCAGCTGTGCCAAATCTGAGCTTTCCAAGTACCAAAGCCTCGGTATACTCGCCGCCACGCATCAGAGCCTTGGAATCAACTTACTCGCAGGCGCCAACGCAGATGGATCGACGACGGCCACAGTGAGAGACCATCATTATCATCACCACCAGTTTTTCCCTAGAGAACAGATGTTTGGTGGGTTAGATGTTCCTGCCGGTAACAACTACGACGGAGGGATTCTTGCGATTGGACAGATCAGTCAGTTTCAGCAGCCGAGAGCAGCCGCTGGAGATGATGGTCGCCGTACTGTTGATCCGTCTTga